A single region of the Pararhodospirillum photometricum DSM 122 genome encodes:
- the thiD gene encoding bifunctional hydroxymethylpyrimidine kinase/phosphomethylpyrimidine kinase — MQGRVLIIAGSDSGGGAGIQADLKTVTALGGHAATALAALTAQNTLGVQGVLPVPLDFIRLQMRMVLEDIGADALKTGMLATREVIETVADEITTSAPGVPLVVDPVMVAKGGYRLLEDAATEALIERLAPLATVLTPNVPEAEVLVGHAPARPRGPRRRRPRLTRPGAPRRC, encoded by the coding sequence ATGCAAGGGCGGGTTCTGATCATTGCCGGATCGGATTCGGGCGGCGGCGCCGGGATCCAGGCCGACCTCAAGACCGTCACGGCCCTGGGCGGGCACGCAGCCACGGCGCTGGCGGCCCTCACGGCCCAGAATACCCTGGGAGTCCAGGGGGTCTTGCCGGTCCCGCTCGACTTCATCCGCCTGCAAATGCGCATGGTCCTGGAGGATATCGGCGCCGACGCCCTCAAGACCGGCATGCTGGCCACCCGCGAGGTCATTGAAACGGTGGCCGACGAAATCACCACCAGCGCTCCCGGCGTGCCCCTGGTCGTCGATCCGGTGATGGTGGCCAAGGGCGGTTATCGTTTGCTGGAAGATGCGGCGACCGAAGCGTTGATCGAGCGCCTCGCGCCGCTGGCCACCGTCTTGACCCCCAACGTCCCCGAGGCCGAAGTCCTGGTGGGCCACGCCCCTGCCCGACCTCGCGGCCCTCGAAGACGCCGGCCACGCCTTACGCGCCCGGGGGCCCCCAGGCGGTGTTGA
- a CDS encoding bifunctional hydroxymethylpyrimidine kinase/phosphomethylpyrimidine kinase, with protein MKGGHLPGDIVTDLLITAEGVTRFAAPRLDTRSTHGTGCTLASAIAVGLAQGRPLVSAVARARAYVRRAMETAPGLGRGHGPLNHACTVAPFEG; from the coding sequence ATGAAGGGCGGCCATCTGCCGGGCGACATCGTGACCGACCTGTTGATCACCGCCGAGGGCGTGACCCGCTTTGCCGCACCGCGCCTTGACACCCGCTCGACCCACGGCACCGGCTGCACCCTGGCCTCGGCCATTGCGGTTGGCTTGGCCCAGGGCCGGCCGTTGGTTTCGGCGGTGGCTCGGGCCCGGGCCTATGTCCGCCGCGCCATGGAGACCGCCCCTGGCCTGGGCCGAGGCCACGGTCCCCTCAACCACGCCTGCACCGTCGCCCCGTTTGAGGGGTAA
- a CDS encoding alanyl-tRNA editing protein codes for MVQTLTEEIFREDATARTCEATVVAVRPGGLVLDRTVFYPQGGGQPGDTGALSLGDGTVLTVCDTVYDAEDGAIVHVLAPDTPAPAPGASVNATITWERRHRLMRLHTCLHLISRLTGGKITGAGIGEDKGRIDLDLPGPPPDREALAQRLSEALASDAPVRVRWITDAELDAQPDLVRTLSVAPPRGSGRVRLVEIEGVDVQPCGGTHVRSLGEIAPVRLGKIESKGKQNRRITVVLDD; via the coding sequence ATGGTTCAAACCTTGACCGAAGAGATTTTCCGCGAGGACGCCACCGCCCGCACTTGCGAGGCCACGGTCGTGGCGGTACGCCCCGGCGGGCTCGTGCTGGACCGCACGGTTTTTTATCCCCAAGGCGGGGGTCAGCCGGGCGACACGGGCGCCCTGAGCCTCGGCGACGGCACGGTCCTGACGGTCTGCGACACGGTTTATGACGCCGAGGACGGTGCCATTGTCCATGTCTTGGCCCCCGATACCCCCGCGCCGGCGCCGGGCGCCTCGGTGAACGCCACCATCACCTGGGAGCGACGCCATCGCCTGATGCGGCTGCATACCTGTTTGCACCTCATCAGCCGCTTGACCGGCGGCAAGATCACCGGGGCCGGGATCGGCGAAGACAAAGGCCGCATCGACCTTGACCTTCCGGGCCCGCCCCCCGATCGCGAGGCGTTGGCCCAGCGCCTGAGCGAGGCCCTAGCCAGCGATGCGCCGGTGCGCGTGCGCTGGATCACCGACGCCGAGTTGGATGCCCAACCCGACTTGGTGCGCACCCTTAGCGTTGCGCCGCCGCGTGGGTCGGGGCGGGTGCGGTTGGTCGAGATCGAGGGGGTGGATGTGCAGCCCTGCGGCGGCACCCATGTCCGCTCCCTGGGCGAGATCGCCCCGGTGCGTCTGGGTAAGATCGAGAGCAAGGGCAAGCAGAACCGGCGGATTACCGTGGTTTTAGACGACTAA
- a CDS encoding glycosyltransferase family 2 protein, producing MSDTPVAGLLSIVIPLYNEEDNVDPLCSALFDALTCLTRPYEVIMVDDGSSDATAQRLAAATECYRALTVVTFRRNVGQTAAMMAGIDHAQGDIIIPMDGDLQNDPRDIPLLLAKLDEGFDVVSGWRKERQDDALTRTFPSKIANWLISTVSGVPLSDYGCTLKAYRREVLSGYRLYGEMHRFVPIYARWQGARITEVPVRHHPRVAGKSKYGLNRIIKVLLDLMVVKFLTQFETKPIYVFGGLGFFLFVVAFFSLAGGIWLRLFEDIHLNQTPLMLLSAMCVITGMMCMLLGLVAELLVRIYFESQGKTNYTIKSVIRGQPSA from the coding sequence ATGAGCGACACACCCGTCGCGGGGCTGCTGTCGATCGTCATTCCCCTCTACAACGAGGAAGATAATGTCGATCCCCTGTGTAGCGCCCTGTTCGACGCCCTGACCTGCCTCACGCGCCCCTACGAAGTCATCATGGTTGATGATGGCAGCTCGGACGCCACGGCCCAGCGTCTGGCCGCCGCCACCGAATGCTACCGCGCCCTGACCGTTGTCACCTTCCGGCGCAACGTCGGGCAAACGGCCGCCATGATGGCCGGGATCGACCACGCCCAGGGCGACATTATCATCCCCATGGACGGGGACCTGCAAAACGATCCCCGCGATATTCCCTTGCTGCTGGCCAAGCTCGACGAGGGCTTTGACGTGGTGTCGGGCTGGCGCAAGGAACGTCAGGACGATGCCCTGACCCGGACCTTCCCCAGCAAGATCGCCAACTGGCTGATCTCCACGGTGTCCGGGGTGCCGCTCAGTGATTATGGCTGTACCTTGAAGGCCTACCGCCGCGAGGTTCTGTCGGGCTATCGCCTCTATGGCGAGATGCACCGCTTTGTGCCCATTTACGCCCGCTGGCAAGGGGCGCGCATCACCGAGGTGCCGGTGCGCCATCATCCCCGGGTCGCCGGGAAATCCAAGTATGGCCTCAATCGCATCATCAAGGTGCTGCTTGACCTGATGGTCGTCAAGTTCCTCACCCAGTTTGAGACAAAGCCAATCTATGTCTTTGGCGGCCTTGGATTTTTCTTGTTCGTCGTGGCGTTTTTCTCCTTGGCTGGCGGCATCTGGCTGCGCTTGTTCGAGGACATCCACCTCAACCAGACTCCCCTGATGCTCCTCTCGGCCATGTGCGTGATCACTGGCATGATGTGCATGCTCCTGGGCTTGGTCGCCGAACTGCTGGTGCGCATCTATTTCGAGAGCCAAGGCAAGACCAACTACACCATCAAATCCGTAATCCGAGGCCAACCCTCGGCCTGA
- a CDS encoding amino acid ABC transporter substrate-binding protein, translating to MRKLIAALATVGAVGAWSVGPAAAGETLDAVKARGELICGVNTGLPGFSLPDDKGHWTGIDADVCRGVAAAVLGDANKVKFVPLTAKERLTALQSGEIDILSRNTTWTHSRDTTMGVSFTGTTYYDGQGFLVRKALGVTSAKQLDGASICILSGTTTELNVADYFRTKGMKFSPVVFDNADQTSQGFESGRCDVLTSDQSQLYALRLKLSDPASAVVLPEVISKEPLGPSVRQGDDQWFSIVRWALFAQLNAEELGVTSANVDEKKASTDPNVRRLLGTDGDLGKQMGLTNEWAYNIVKQVGNYGEIFEKNLGKSSPLQIARGLNALWTQGGIQYAPPVR from the coding sequence ATGAGAAAGCTGATAGCCGCCCTGGCCACCGTGGGCGCGGTCGGCGCCTGGTCCGTGGGCCCCGCCGCCGCGGGGGAAACCCTGGACGCGGTCAAGGCTCGTGGCGAGCTGATTTGCGGCGTGAACACGGGACTTCCCGGCTTTTCCCTCCCCGACGACAAAGGCCACTGGACCGGCATCGACGCCGATGTGTGTCGCGGCGTAGCAGCGGCGGTCCTGGGCGATGCCAACAAGGTCAAATTCGTTCCGCTGACCGCCAAAGAGCGCCTGACCGCCCTTCAGTCCGGCGAGATCGACATTTTGTCGCGCAACACCACCTGGACGCACTCGCGCGACACCACCATGGGCGTGAGCTTTACCGGCACCACCTATTATGACGGCCAGGGCTTCTTGGTGCGGAAGGCCCTGGGCGTGACAAGCGCCAAGCAACTTGACGGCGCGTCCATCTGTATTCTCTCGGGTACCACGACCGAGCTGAACGTGGCCGACTACTTCCGCACCAAGGGCATGAAGTTCAGCCCGGTGGTGTTCGACAACGCGGACCAGACCTCGCAGGGCTTCGAGTCGGGCCGCTGCGACGTTCTGACCTCGGACCAATCCCAGTTGTATGCCCTGCGCCTCAAGCTGTCGGATCCGGCCTCGGCCGTGGTGCTGCCGGAAGTGATTTCCAAGGAGCCGCTGGGCCCGTCGGTGCGCCAGGGCGATGACCAGTGGTTCTCGATCGTGCGTTGGGCCCTGTTTGCCCAGCTCAATGCCGAGGAGTTGGGGGTGACCTCGGCCAACGTCGATGAGAAGAAGGCCAGCACCGATCCCAACGTGCGGCGCCTGCTGGGCACCGATGGCGACCTGGGCAAACAGATGGGCCTGACCAACGAGTGGGCCTACAACATCGTCAAGCAGGTCGGCAATTACGGCGAAATCTTCGAAAAGAACCTGGGCAAAAGCTCGCCGCTGCAAATCGCACGCGGTCTGAATGCCTTGTGGACCCAAGGCGGCATTCAGTACGCCCCGCCGGTCCGCTAA